Proteins encoded together in one Paracidovorax wautersii window:
- a CDS encoding ABC transporter ATP-binding protein, which yields MPLATTTATAAAALREGRAVPALGAVLQLQGAAFEVAGGRTLLAPTDVSVQPGECVALVGPNGAGKSTLLRLLAARLAPTRGAVRVLGQNLADWPAAERARHVALLGQGDAVEPGLRVQDYVAFGRLPHQQRASRAQHAQAVAHALHTCSATALAARTLGSLSGGERQRVHLARALAQEPALLLLDEPTNHLDLAARADLLALVRGLGITVIAALHELGLVPGFATRAWVLHQGQLVADGPPAQALSTERVAAVFGMELVHAHHPRHGGTLWAFERAASA from the coding sequence ATGCCCTTGGCCACCACCACTGCCACCGCTGCTGCAGCCCTGCGGGAAGGCCGCGCGGTACCCGCGCTGGGCGCTGTGCTGCAGCTGCAGGGCGCGGCCTTCGAGGTGGCGGGCGGCCGCACGCTGCTGGCGCCCACCGACGTGAGCGTTCAGCCCGGCGAATGCGTGGCGCTGGTGGGGCCCAACGGTGCGGGCAAGAGCACGCTGCTGCGGTTGCTGGCCGCGCGGCTGGCGCCGACGCGGGGCGCTGTGCGCGTGCTGGGCCAGAACCTGGCGGACTGGCCCGCCGCCGAGCGCGCGCGCCATGTCGCGCTGCTGGGACAGGGCGATGCGGTGGAGCCCGGCCTGCGGGTGCAGGACTATGTGGCGTTCGGCCGCCTGCCGCACCAGCAGCGCGCCAGCCGGGCGCAGCACGCGCAGGCCGTGGCGCACGCATTGCACACCTGCAGCGCCACTGCGCTGGCCGCCCGCACGCTGGGCAGCCTGTCGGGCGGCGAGCGCCAGCGCGTGCACCTGGCGCGGGCCCTGGCGCAGGAGCCCGCGCTGCTGCTGCTGGACGAGCCCACCAACCACCTCGACCTGGCGGCACGCGCCGATCTGCTGGCGCTGGTGCGCGGCCTGGGAATCACCGTCATCGCGGCCCTGCACGAGCTGGGCCTGGTGCCGGGCTTCGCCACCCGCGCCTGGGTGCTGCACCAGGGGCAACTGGTGGCCGATGGCCCGCCGGCCCAGGCGCTGAGTACCGAGCGCGTGGCGGCCGTCTTCGGCATGGAGTTGGTGCATGCGCACCATCCACGGCACGGCGGCACGCTGTGGGCCTTCGAGCGGGCGGCGTCGGCATGA
- a CDS encoding ABC transporter substrate-binding protein: MRFRLPSFYRPAAWLVASLVAAAAAANAATATPGFPVKVSNCGEPLRFDAPPRRLVVHDLNMAEMVMALGLQPKLVGVTGITGWYKSSADFWKALGPVPELAPKYPTLENLLAVQPDLFFAGWYYGMQPGGGVTPATLARHGVATLVLTESCVHTRADKPEATLDLLYGDVLRLGAVFGRREQAEQLVAGWRERVRAAAQPALPRPPRVFVYDSGEDKPFTAGRAAMPHALIAAAGGVNALGDLAMGWGTASWEAVAERDPQYVVLLDYQNGQGPEHLRRVLEAHPAMRLTQAVRERRYIVLRYAELTPGPANIEAIEKIARALRGTAP; the protein is encoded by the coding sequence ATGAGGTTCCGTCTGCCTTCTTTCTACCGGCCTGCGGCCTGGCTGGTCGCAAGCCTGGTGGCGGCCGCAGCGGCCGCCAACGCCGCAACGGCCACGCCAGGCTTTCCCGTCAAGGTGAGCAATTGCGGCGAGCCGCTGCGCTTCGATGCGCCCCCGCGCCGCCTGGTGGTCCACGACCTCAACATGGCCGAGATGGTGATGGCGCTGGGCCTGCAGCCCAAGCTGGTGGGCGTCACCGGCATCACCGGCTGGTACAAGTCCAGCGCAGACTTCTGGAAGGCGCTGGGGCCTGTGCCCGAGCTGGCGCCCAAGTACCCCACACTGGAAAACCTGCTGGCGGTGCAGCCCGATCTGTTCTTCGCCGGCTGGTATTACGGCATGCAGCCGGGCGGCGGCGTCACCCCGGCCACGCTGGCGCGGCACGGCGTGGCCACACTGGTGCTGACCGAGAGCTGCGTGCACACCCGGGCCGACAAGCCCGAGGCCACGCTCGACCTGCTCTACGGCGACGTGCTGCGCCTAGGCGCCGTCTTCGGCCGGCGCGAACAGGCCGAGCAGCTGGTGGCCGGCTGGCGGGAGCGCGTGCGCGCCGCGGCGCAGCCGGCGCTGCCACGCCCACCGCGCGTGTTCGTCTACGACTCGGGCGAGGACAAGCCGTTCACGGCAGGCCGCGCCGCCATGCCGCATGCTCTCATCGCGGCCGCGGGCGGCGTGAACGCGCTGGGCGATCTGGCCATGGGCTGGGGCACCGCCTCGTGGGAGGCCGTGGCCGAGCGCGATCCGCAGTACGTCGTGCTGCTGGACTACCAGAACGGGCAGGGGCCCGAGCACCTGCGCCGCGTGCTGGAGGCGCATCCGGCGATGCGGCTCACGCAGGCCGTGCGCGAGCGTCGCTACATCGTGCTGCGCTATGCCGAGCTGACGCCCGGGCCTGCCAACATCGAAGCGATCGAGAAGATCGCCCGCGCGCTCAGGGGCACGGCGCCATGA
- the ssuC gene encoding aliphatic sulfonate ABC transporter permease SsuC produces MTASTSAGTVRELQVSPVPESPDGPASGALGVAAWQGLAAVGRRLLPWLVPVALIALWQVASSLGWLSTRVLPAPLDVVKAAWTLTESGELWTHVKVSAGRALAGLAIGGGLGLVLGLLTGSLRIAETLLDSTIQMVRNIPALALIPLVILWFGIDESAKLFLISVSVFFPIYLNTFHGIRNVDPQLIEMGRTYGLGRWQLYRDIILPGALSSILVGLRFSLGLMWVILIVAETISAQSGIGYLTMNAREFLQTDIVLVGILLYALLGKLADVFARALEHWWLRWHPGYQ; encoded by the coding sequence ATGACCGCCAGCACTTCCGCGGGGACCGTGCGCGAGTTGCAGGTTTCCCCCGTGCCCGAGTCGCCGGACGGCCCTGCCAGCGGCGCGCTCGGCGTTGCCGCGTGGCAGGGGCTGGCCGCCGTGGGGCGTCGCCTGCTGCCCTGGCTGGTGCCGGTGGCGCTGATCGCCCTGTGGCAGGTGGCTTCGTCGCTGGGCTGGCTGTCCACGCGCGTGCTGCCCGCGCCGCTGGACGTGGTGAAGGCCGCCTGGACGCTGACGGAATCCGGCGAGCTGTGGACCCATGTGAAGGTGAGCGCCGGCCGCGCGCTGGCGGGGCTGGCCATCGGGGGCGGGCTGGGCCTGGTGCTGGGGCTGCTGACCGGATCGCTGCGCATCGCCGAGACGCTGCTCGACTCCACCATCCAGATGGTGCGCAACATCCCGGCGCTGGCGCTGATTCCGCTGGTCATCCTGTGGTTCGGCATCGACGAGTCGGCCAAGCTGTTCCTCATCAGCGTGTCGGTGTTCTTTCCCATCTACCTGAACACCTTCCACGGCATCCGCAACGTCGACCCGCAGCTGATCGAGATGGGGCGCACCTATGGTCTGGGCCGCTGGCAGCTGTACCGGGACATCATCCTGCCCGGCGCGCTGTCGTCCATTCTGGTGGGGCTGCGTTTCTCGCTGGGCCTGATGTGGGTGATCCTGATCGTGGCCGAGACCATTTCGGCGCAATCGGGCATCGGCTACCTGACCATGAACGCGCGGGAATTTTTGCAGACCGACATCGTGCTCGTCGGGATCCTGCTGTATGCGCTGCTGGGCAAGCTGGCCGACGTGTTCGCCCGGGCGCTCGAACACTGGTGGCTGCGGTGGCATCCCGGATACCAGTGA
- a CDS encoding molybdopterin-binding protein, which translates to MSIQAINVRNQFKGKVREIVRGDVVSEVDVETPWGIVTSVITTRSVDELGLDVGSDVVALVKSTEVSIAKL; encoded by the coding sequence ATGTCCATCCAAGCCATCAACGTGCGCAACCAGTTCAAGGGCAAGGTGCGCGAGATCGTCCGCGGCGACGTCGTGTCCGAAGTGGACGTCGAGACGCCCTGGGGCATCGTCACGTCCGTCATCACCACCCGGTCGGTGGACGAACTGGGCCTGGACGTCGGCTCCGACGTCGTGGCGCTGGTGAAGTCCACCGAGGTGTCGATCGCCAAGCTCTGA
- a CDS encoding ATP-binding cassette domain-containing protein: MGTTTAPEAGGVRLEARGLHKRYGARDVLRNTQLTVEHGEFIAIVGRSGCGKSTLLRLVAGLEEASSGALYTDGQAVHGLHGDTRIMFQEARLLPWRRVLDNVTLGLPKAQRERGREVLAQVGLADRENEWPARLSGGQRQRVALARALVHQPRLLLLDEPLGALDALTRIEMHRLIEGLWQRHRFTALLVTHDVQEAVALADRVILIEDGRIALDERIALARPRSQGDAAFAAIEKRILDRVLQKPSADAAPPPGAGWPGVPAHGLRWAV, from the coding sequence ATGGGTACCACCACTGCCCCTGAAGCCGGCGGCGTGCGCCTGGAAGCGCGCGGCCTGCACAAGCGCTACGGCGCGCGCGACGTGCTGCGCAACACGCAGCTCACCGTGGAGCACGGCGAGTTCATCGCCATCGTCGGCCGCAGCGGCTGCGGCAAGAGCACCTTGCTGCGCCTGGTCGCCGGCCTGGAAGAGGCGAGCAGCGGCGCGCTCTACACCGACGGCCAGGCCGTCCACGGTTTGCACGGCGACACGCGCATCATGTTCCAGGAGGCGCGCCTGCTGCCCTGGCGCCGCGTGCTCGACAACGTGACGCTGGGCCTGCCCAAGGCGCAGCGCGAACGCGGCCGCGAGGTGCTGGCCCAGGTCGGCCTGGCCGACCGCGAGAACGAGTGGCCGGCGCGCCTGTCCGGCGGCCAGCGCCAGCGCGTGGCCCTGGCGCGCGCCCTGGTGCACCAGCCGCGCCTGCTGCTGCTGGACGAGCCCCTGGGCGCGCTCGACGCGCTCACCCGCATCGAGATGCACCGCCTGATCGAAGGCCTGTGGCAGCGCCACCGCTTCACGGCCTTGCTCGTCACCCACGACGTGCAGGAGGCGGTGGCCTTGGCCGACCGCGTGATCCTCATCGAGGACGGCCGCATCGCACTGGACGAACGCATCGCGCTGGCCCGCCCGCGCTCGCAGGGCGATGCCGCATTTGCCGCCATCGAAAAACGCATCCTCGACCGCGTGCTGCAAAAGCCCTCGGCCGATGCCGCGCCGCCACCCGGCGCCGGCTGGCCCGGCGTGCCCGCGCACGGACTGCGCTGGGCGGTCTGA
- a CDS encoding CysB family HTH-type transcriptional regulator, with protein MNFQQLRSVREAVRCGFNLTEVAAMLYTSQPGVSRQIRELEEELGVEIFVRAGKRLTGLTPPGETLLPIVERLLLEADNLRRAGHDFSAAEQGRLLVAATHSQARYALPHVVRDFRSLYPQVALHLHQGSPRQVAEMLLKGEADIGVATEALSGYDGLVTLPCYRWSHSIVVPPEHPLLDLPEPVTLEQLARFPIITYELGYTGRAHIDEAFAREGLAPEVVLTAMDADVIKTYVELGMGVGIVASIAVDAERDRHLRMLDARHLFEVNLTRLALRRGSWLRGYAYRFIESFVPTLTREVVEKAMASPSTPLDGG; from the coding sequence ATGAACTTCCAGCAACTGCGCTCCGTGCGCGAGGCCGTGCGCTGCGGCTTCAACCTGACCGAAGTGGCGGCCATGCTCTACACCTCGCAGCCTGGCGTGAGCAGGCAGATCCGCGAGCTGGAAGAGGAACTGGGCGTGGAGATCTTCGTGCGCGCCGGCAAGCGCCTCACGGGGCTTACGCCGCCGGGCGAGACGCTGCTGCCCATCGTCGAGCGCCTGCTGCTGGAGGCCGACAATCTGCGGCGTGCGGGGCACGACTTCAGTGCGGCGGAGCAAGGGCGGCTGCTGGTGGCGGCCACGCACTCGCAGGCGCGCTATGCGCTGCCGCACGTGGTGCGCGACTTCCGCAGCCTGTACCCGCAGGTCGCACTGCACCTGCACCAGGGATCGCCCCGGCAGGTGGCCGAGATGCTGCTCAAGGGCGAGGCCGACATCGGCGTGGCGACCGAGGCGCTGTCCGGCTACGACGGCCTGGTGACGCTGCCGTGCTACCGCTGGTCGCACAGCATCGTGGTGCCGCCGGAGCATCCGCTGCTCGACCTGCCGGAGCCCGTCACGCTGGAGCAGCTGGCGCGCTTTCCCATCATCACGTACGAGCTGGGCTACACCGGCCGGGCGCACATCGACGAAGCCTTCGCGCGCGAAGGGCTGGCGCCCGAGGTGGTGCTCACGGCCATGGATGCCGACGTGATCAAGACCTATGTGGAACTGGGCATGGGCGTGGGCATCGTCGCGTCCATCGCCGTGGATGCGGAGCGCGACCGGCACCTGCGCATGCTGGATGCGCGGCACCTGTTCGAGGTGAACCTCACACGCCTCGCGCTACGCCGCGGCAGCTGGCTGCGCGGCTATGCCTACCGCTTCATCGAAAGCTTCGTGCCCACGCTCACGCGCGAGGTGGTCGAGAAGGCCATGGCTTCGCCGTCCACGCCGCTGGACGGCGGCTGA
- a CDS encoding VOC family protein: MAIHSINHVQLAFPAGAEGQIRTFYAQLLGLTELRHAATGPALHFAAGPQRIELVPTERWAPAPAASHLAFEVDNLPELRGRLLQAELPLVENRALPGYLRFYVKDPAGNQLEFLEADTEQELPV, from the coding sequence CATCAACCATGTGCAACTGGCTTTCCCGGCCGGCGCGGAAGGGCAGATCCGCACCTTCTACGCCCAGCTGCTGGGCCTGACCGAACTGCGCCATGCGGCGACGGGACCGGCGCTGCACTTCGCGGCCGGCCCGCAGCGCATCGAACTGGTGCCCACGGAGCGCTGGGCGCCCGCGCCCGCGGCCTCGCACCTGGCTTTCGAGGTGGACAACCTGCCCGAGCTGCGCGGCCGCCTGTTGCAGGCCGAACTGCCGCTGGTGGAAAACCGCGCGCTGCCCGGCTACCTGCGCTTCTACGTCAAGGATCCGGCGGGCAACCAGCTGGAGTTCCTCGAGGCCGATACCGAGCAGGAGCTGCCCGTATGA
- the nikR gene encoding nickel-responsive transcriptional regulator NikR, translated as MERFTISLDDDLAHEFDHLIAERGYGNRSEAVRDVLRVHLARLREGRDAEGPCVANLSYVYNHHERELSDRLARLQHDHHALTLATTHVHLDYDQCIETVLLKGPASEVRRFADRLMAERGVHHGQLNVVMVSATAHGAPAGHGHSHTHG; from the coding sequence ATGGAACGCTTCACCATTTCGCTGGACGACGATCTGGCGCACGAGTTCGACCACCTGATCGCCGAGCGCGGCTATGGCAACCGCTCGGAGGCCGTGCGCGACGTGCTGCGCGTGCACCTGGCCCGCCTGCGCGAGGGCCGCGACGCCGAAGGCCCCTGCGTGGCCAATCTCTCGTACGTCTACAACCACCACGAGCGCGAGCTGTCCGACCGGCTGGCGCGCCTGCAGCACGACCACCACGCGCTCACGCTGGCCACCACGCACGTGCACCTGGACTACGATCAATGCATCGAGACCGTGCTGCTCAAGGGCCCGGCCAGCGAGGTGCGCCGCTTCGCCGACCGCCTCATGGCCGAGCGCGGCGTGCACCACGGGCAGCTCAATGTGGTGATGGTGAGCGCCACGGCCCATGGCGCCCCGGCCGGGCACGGCCATTCCCATACCCACGGCTGA
- a CDS encoding aliphatic sulfonate ABC transporter substrate-binding protein, with protein MTLHLNRRTALAAIGMAATGIAAAQPAASTVRIGYQKSSTLIAVLKIQGTLEKQLAPLGVKPTWHEFTSGLPLLEALNLDNLDFSADVADTVPVFAQAAGAQLTFVAQEAPSPTAQAILVKADSPLRSVSDLKGKKVGFAKAAGAHYLLIAALEKAGLSLADVQSAYLTPADGRAAFEKGAIDAWVVWDPFLSAAQRQSGARVLADGTGLASYQRYYLASSKFANARADVLRVVYAELEKTGKWVKQHPKDAAALLAPVWGLDAATIEQANGRRSYAVRPVLQDNLGEQQKIADAFLAEKLLPRKVNAVDVPLFKTGA; from the coding sequence ATGACCTTGCATTTGAATCGTCGTACCGCGCTGGCCGCCATTGGCATGGCTGCGACAGGCATCGCTGCCGCACAGCCTGCTGCTTCCACCGTTCGCATCGGCTACCAGAAGTCGTCCACGCTGATCGCGGTGCTCAAGATCCAGGGCACGCTGGAAAAGCAGCTGGCACCGCTGGGCGTCAAACCCACTTGGCATGAGTTCACCAGCGGGCTGCCGCTACTGGAGGCGCTCAACCTCGACAACCTGGACTTCAGCGCCGACGTGGCCGACACCGTGCCGGTGTTCGCGCAGGCCGCCGGCGCGCAGCTCACCTTCGTGGCGCAGGAGGCGCCGTCGCCCACGGCCCAGGCCATTCTGGTGAAGGCGGATTCGCCGCTCAGGAGCGTGTCCGATCTGAAGGGCAAGAAGGTCGGGTTTGCCAAGGCGGCCGGCGCGCATTACCTGCTCATCGCTGCGCTGGAGAAGGCCGGGCTGTCGCTGGCCGATGTGCAATCGGCCTACCTCACGCCCGCCGATGGCCGCGCGGCGTTCGAGAAGGGCGCCATCGACGCCTGGGTGGTGTGGGATCCGTTCCTCTCGGCCGCGCAGCGCCAGTCGGGTGCCCGCGTGCTGGCGGACGGCACGGGCCTGGCGTCGTACCAGCGCTATTACCTGGCCAGCAGCAAGTTCGCCAACGCGCGGGCCGACGTGCTGCGGGTGGTCTACGCCGAGCTGGAAAAGACCGGCAAGTGGGTCAAGCAGCACCCCAAGGACGCGGCAGCGCTCCTGGCTCCCGTGTGGGGCCTGGACGCTGCCACCATCGAGCAGGCCAATGGCCGCCGCAGCTATGCCGTGCGTCCGGTGCTGCAGGACAACCTGGGCGAGCAGCAGAAGATCGCCGATGCCTTCCTGGCTGAGAAGCTGCTGCCGCGCAAGGTGAACGCCGTGGATGTGCCCTTGTTCAAAACGGGGGCATGA
- a CDS encoding iron ABC transporter permease, with product MRARTVAAALGGVALLGLLAVASLSVGSSSVGWRDALAGLAGPWAGALGLPAPGEMAQAIVRELRLPRLLLALLVGAALAVVGGLLQTSTRNDLADPFLFGLSSGAAAAAVAVLGWAGEALGPWTLPAATFAGALLAAGAVLLLVHRVGTQGPAHMVLGGLAISFLLGAVTHVLVFAGDQRAAHAVVFWSLGGLGLARWDNLWLPLAGLLVAAAFVARRHRALDTLLAGDDTAHSLGVAPQRLRRHVFVVAAIATACCVALSGVIGFVGLMVPHLARRLAGPLHARFVPLAALLGAALLAGSDVVARTLLGAQELPVGIVTAGLGAVFVMLLLRRH from the coding sequence ATGAGGGCGCGTACCGTGGCGGCCGCCCTGGGCGGCGTGGCGCTGCTGGGCCTGCTGGCCGTGGCCTCGCTCAGCGTGGGGAGCAGCTCGGTGGGCTGGCGCGACGCGCTGGCCGGGCTGGCCGGCCCCTGGGCGGGCGCGCTGGGCCTGCCTGCCCCGGGTGAGATGGCCCAGGCCATCGTGCGCGAGCTGCGCCTGCCGCGCCTGCTGCTGGCATTGCTGGTGGGCGCGGCCCTGGCGGTGGTGGGCGGGCTGCTGCAGACCAGCACGCGCAACGACCTGGCGGACCCGTTTCTCTTCGGCCTGTCGTCCGGCGCGGCTGCCGCGGCGGTGGCCGTGCTGGGCTGGGCGGGCGAGGCACTGGGTCCCTGGACGCTGCCGGCGGCCACCTTCGCCGGGGCGCTGCTGGCCGCCGGCGCGGTGTTGCTGCTGGTGCACCGCGTGGGCACGCAGGGGCCGGCGCACATGGTGCTGGGCGGCCTGGCCATTTCCTTCCTGCTGGGCGCGGTGACGCACGTGCTGGTCTTCGCCGGGGACCAGCGTGCGGCGCATGCCGTGGTGTTCTGGTCGCTGGGTGGCCTGGGGCTGGCGCGGTGGGACAACCTCTGGCTGCCGCTGGCCGGCCTGCTGGTGGCCGCCGCCTTCGTGGCCCGCCGGCACCGGGCGCTCGACACGCTGCTGGCCGGCGACGACACCGCCCACAGCCTGGGCGTGGCGCCGCAGCGCCTGCGGCGCCACGTGTTCGTGGTGGCGGCCATCGCGACCGCCTGCTGCGTGGCGCTGAGCGGCGTCATCGGCTTCGTCGGGCTCATGGTGCCGCACCTGGCGCGCCGGCTGGCCGGGCCGCTGCACGCGCGCTTCGTGCCGCTGGCGGCCCTGCTGGGGGCGGCGCTGCTGGCAGGCAGCGATGTGGTGGCCCGCACGCTGCTGGGCGCGCAGGAGCTCCCGGTGGGCATCGTCACGGCGGGGCTGGGCGCCGTGTTCGTGATGCTGCTGCTGCGTCGGCACTGA
- a CDS encoding TonB-dependent receptor, whose product MIPSCFPPLRVPAWPAPLAFALAAAFPAAAQTLPTVVVTGAAPPAPTTPLDQSADSASRLGLTVRETPASIDVVPAEVLAERGLRTVTEAAQAAVGVTAGDFPAEPSAFSMRGFANSQINTLYNGIKIGPPNMTSRVMDTANLERVEFLKGAASLMSGEGATGGAVNFVTKAPHRGPVRTEVNTAVGSFGERRLSVGSGGTTAWQDLDYRIDASASNSDGFVDDTWQRNRHVSGGLDWRAAPGVKLFIAGEAKRDDGSSYWGTPLVSANAPGVQPRGGIVSGTYTSGFNGSALGPVAIDGRTLRTNYNVQDNRNEARETWLRAGGEWQASDAVVLRTQFWRYTADRTWLNNEITAFNAGTGLVDRERFYVAQDQTSWGNKTEWQWDARVAGLDNRLVAAFEYSDLDLDRPGAANFPGDSVSLADPQRGRYGLLTTQLQTTRIRNTVLALEDRLRLTPTVALIGGLRQERIALERSSANAAGVQRTGFPYEKTWNPTTGRVGLTWEAAPGTTLYGQYGTAADVAANNIFLLGATQPLDLTRTRNAEVGVKQAFWQQRGEWTLAFYDTERRNVYAAQGGQQLAQAGALKSRGAEASVALRPDAQWSLWGNLALNRARYEGYNLGNGTSLSGNRPPNAPRLVANAGVGYRFMAGVPMQVSASVRHVGERFHSDANTVRLNGYTVFDAALAVDVARDVQLTLRGRNLGNRTYAAWADPFYPDQILLGAPRSYELALRWTL is encoded by the coding sequence ATGATTCCATCCTGCTTTCCGCCGCTGCGCGTGCCTGCCTGGCCCGCGCCCCTTGCGTTCGCCCTGGCCGCCGCCTTTCCTGCCGCTGCGCAAACCCTGCCCACGGTCGTCGTGACCGGGGCGGCTCCGCCGGCGCCCACCACGCCGCTCGACCAGTCGGCCGACAGCGCATCGCGCCTGGGCCTCACGGTGCGCGAGACGCCCGCGTCCATCGACGTGGTGCCGGCCGAGGTGCTGGCCGAACGCGGCCTGCGCACGGTGACCGAGGCTGCGCAGGCCGCCGTCGGCGTGACGGCGGGGGACTTTCCGGCCGAGCCCAGCGCCTTCTCGATGCGCGGCTTTGCCAACAGCCAGATCAACACGCTGTACAACGGCATCAAGATCGGCCCGCCCAACATGACCTCGCGCGTGATGGACACGGCCAATCTGGAGCGCGTGGAATTCCTCAAGGGCGCGGCCTCGCTCATGTCGGGCGAGGGCGCCACCGGCGGCGCGGTCAACTTCGTCACCAAGGCGCCGCACCGCGGGCCGGTGCGCACCGAAGTGAACACGGCCGTGGGCTCGTTCGGCGAGCGGCGCCTGTCGGTCGGCTCGGGCGGCACCACCGCCTGGCAAGATCTGGATTACCGCATCGACGCGAGCGCGTCCAACAGCGACGGCTTCGTGGACGACACCTGGCAGCGCAACCGGCACGTGTCGGGCGGGCTGGACTGGCGCGCGGCGCCGGGCGTCAAGCTCTTCATCGCGGGCGAGGCCAAGCGCGACGACGGCAGCAGCTACTGGGGCACGCCCCTGGTGTCGGCCAACGCGCCGGGCGTGCAGCCGCGGGGCGGCATCGTCTCAGGCACCTACACCTCCGGCTTCAACGGCAGCGCCCTGGGGCCGGTCGCCATCGATGGCCGCACCCTGCGCACCAACTACAACGTGCAGGACAACCGCAACGAGGCGCGCGAGACCTGGCTGCGCGCCGGCGGCGAATGGCAGGCCAGCGATGCCGTCGTGCTGCGCACCCAGTTCTGGCGCTACACGGCCGACCGGACGTGGCTCAACAACGAGATCACCGCCTTCAACGCCGGCACGGGCCTGGTGGACCGCGAGCGCTTCTACGTCGCGCAGGACCAGACCAGCTGGGGCAACAAGACCGAATGGCAATGGGACGCGCGCGTGGCAGGCCTGGACAACCGCCTGGTGGCCGCCTTCGAGTACAGCGACCTCGACCTGGACCGGCCCGGCGCGGCCAACTTCCCGGGCGACAGCGTGAGCCTGGCGGACCCGCAGCGCGGCCGCTACGGCCTGCTGACCACGCAGCTGCAGACCACGCGCATCCGCAACACCGTGCTGGCGCTGGAAGACCGCCTGCGCCTCACGCCCACGGTGGCGCTGATCGGCGGGCTGCGCCAGGAGCGCATCGCGCTGGAGCGGTCGTCCGCCAACGCGGCGGGCGTGCAGCGCACGGGCTTCCCGTACGAGAAGACCTGGAATCCCACCACCGGCCGTGTGGGCCTGACCTGGGAAGCCGCACCCGGCACCACGCTGTACGGCCAGTACGGCACGGCGGCCGATGTGGCGGCCAACAACATCTTTTTGTTGGGCGCCACGCAGCCGCTGGACCTGACGCGCACCCGCAACGCCGAGGTGGGCGTCAAGCAGGCCTTCTGGCAGCAGCGCGGCGAATGGACGCTGGCCTTCTACGACACCGAGCGGCGCAACGTCTACGCCGCGCAGGGCGGTCAGCAGCTCGCGCAGGCGGGGGCGCTGAAATCCCGCGGGGCCGAGGCATCCGTGGCCCTGCGGCCGGATGCGCAGTGGAGCCTGTGGGGCAACCTGGCGCTCAACCGCGCGAGGTATGAGGGCTACAACCTGGGCAACGGCACCTCGCTGTCCGGCAACCGTCCGCCCAACGCGCCGCGCCTGGTCGCCAATGCCGGGGTGGGCTACCGCTTCATGGCGGGCGTGCCCATGCAGGTGTCGGCCTCGGTGCGCCACGTGGGCGAGCGCTTCCACAGCGATGCCAACACCGTGCGCCTGAACGGCTACACCGTCTTCGACGCCGCGCTGGCCGTGGACGTGGCGCGCGATGTGCAGCTCACCCTGCGCGGCCGCAACCTGGGCAACCGCACCTATGCGGCCTGGGCCGATCCGTTCTACCCCGACCAGATCCTGCTGGGCGCGCCGCGCAGCTACGAACTGGCGCTGCGCTGGACACTCTGA